CTCGAAGTCGACCGAGGAATTTCTGAAACTGGCCAAATCCCGTTTCGACGCGGAGAGGGACCTCGGCAGCAGGGAGCTCGAGGGGAAGAAGGAACTCATCGACCGCCGCCTCGAGGAGATGACGACGAAACTGGAGGCCGTCTCCAGCCTGATGCGCGACCTGGAGAAGGACCGGGCGTCAAAATTCGGCGAGCTCGCCGACCGATTGAGAGAAGTCAACGAGAGGACCGCCGATCTGACCGCCACCACGGGTTCTCTCAAGGAGGCCCTTTCCAGTTCCCAGGCCAGGGGGCAGTGGGGGGAGCGGATGGCCGAGGACATCCTTCGTCTCGCGGGTTTCGTCGATGGGATCAACTACGCCAGGCAGAAAGTCCTCCCCGGGTCGGGCAGGAGGCCCGATTTCACCTTCTTCCTCCCCAGGGGCCTAACGCTCAATATGGATGTCAAGTTCCCCTTCAACAACTATCTTGCCTGGCTCGGCGCCTCCACCGATGACCAAAGGGAGCAGTGCCGCCGGTCCTTCCTGAAGGACGTGAGGGAGAGGATAAAGGAGGTGGCCTCGAGGGACTACATCGACCCGGCGCAGGACACCCTTGACTACGCCCTCCTCTTCATCCCCAATGAACAGGTCTACTCCTTCATCCACGAGCAGGAGCCGGGCATGGTCGACGAGGGACTCCGGCAGAAGGTGGTCTTCTGCTCGCCCGTTACGCTCTACGCCGTC
This genomic stretch from Thermovirga sp. harbors:
- the rmuC gene encoding DNA recombination protein RmuC, coding for LIALFLAGFFLGIVATLILRVFRDRATREQVEDITEQIKAAFGDLSLEALSKSTEEFLKLAKSRFDAERDLGSRELEGKKELIDRRLEEMTTKLEAVSSLMRDLEKDRASKFGELADRLREVNERTADLTATTGSLKEALSSSQARGQWGERMAEDILRLAGFVDGINYARQKVLPGSGRRPDFTFFLPRGLTLNMDVKFPFNNYLAWLGASTDDQREQCRRSFLKDVRERIKEVASRDYIDPAQDTLDYALLFIPNEQVYSFIHEQEPGMVDEGLRQKVVFCSPVTLYAVLAVIRQAVDNFTLEQTSKELLALFGAFNKQWKEFLKKLERLGKQIERARDDYESLVTTRRRSLDRPLERLEEIRKQSGIEASLPEAESPESEVEIILPDATPE